TCTTCGGGTAGTACGGCGCTTTCTGATTGGATTGCGTCATGGCGTGAGTGGTGTTTTGGGAATGTGAAATAACTGCCTAAAATATAACCAAATTCCTTCAGAGGCAACCCTGCTGACGGAGATCTGGCGTACTGTCCTCTGGCGCCGGGCAAAACTTGTTTTTAGTGCCTGTTCTTGTATCGTTGGTTCCCTTTCGTAATTCGCAACGTACAGGAACCTGCAATGAAGTCGGTCGAAGAGCAGCTGGCGCTGATCCAGCGCGGAGCAGACGAAATTCTCGTGGAAGCCGAGCTGATCGAAAAGCTCAAGCGCGGCCAGCCCCTGCGTATCAAGGCCGGATTCGACCCGACCGCCCCCGATCTGCACCTCGGTCACACTGTTCTTATTAATAAGCTGCGCCAGTTCCAGGAGCTGGGGCACCAGGTGATCTTCCTGATCGGTGACTTCACTGGGATGATCGGTGACCCCAGTGGGAAAAGTGTTACCCGTCCACCCCTCACTCGCGAGCAGGTTCTCGAGAACGCCGAGACCTACAAGGCTCAGGTCTTCAAGATTCTCGACCCCGCAAAGACCGAGGTAGCCTTCAATTCCACCTGGATGGACCAGCTTTCCCCCGCTGATTTCATCCGCCTGGCTTCCCAGTACACCGTTGCTCGCATGCTGGAACGCGATGATTTCAGCAAACGCTATGCCAGCAATCAGTCCATCGCTATCCACGAGTTCCTTTATCCGCTGGTTCAGGGCTACGACTCCGTCGCGCTGCGCGCCGATGTCGAGTTGGGTGGCACTGACCAGAAGTTCAACCTGCTGATGGGGCGGGAACTGCAGCGTGCCTACGATCAGGAGCCGCAGTGCATCCTGACCATGCCGCTGCTGGAAGGCCTGGACGGCGTGAAGAAGATGTCCAAGTCCCTGGGCAACTACATTGGCATCCAGGAAGCGCCGGGCGTCATGTACAGCAAGCTGGTTTCCATCCCGGATACCCTGATGTGGCGTTACTTCGAGCTGCTGAGCTTCCGTTCTATGGAAGAGATCGAGGACTTCAAGAAAGACGTCGACTCGGGTGCCAATCCGCGTGACATCAAGATCAAGCTGGCCGAAGAGATCGTGGCTCGCTTTCATGGCGAGGAGGCGGCCGCTTCGGCGCACAAGTCCGCGGGTAACCGCCTGAAGGATGGCGAACTGCCGGCAGACCTGCCGGAAGTGGAAGTTGCTGCGGCGGAAGACCTGCCGATCGGCGCTGTCCTTAATAAGGCGGGCCTGGTGAAGAACTCCGCGGTTGCTCGCGACCTGCTGTCGTCTAGCGGTGTGCGCGTAGACGGGGAGGTCGTGGATCGCAGCTTCGTCTTCAAGATTGGCGCTGTTCATGTTGTCCAGGCCGGCAAGAAAGCCTTTGCTCGCGTCTCCTTGGTGGCCGAGTAAGAAAGTTTGAAAAAGTCGTTGACGGGTCGTTTCAAGTCCCTATAATGCGC
This Pseudomonas sp. ATCC 13867 DNA region includes the following protein-coding sequences:
- the tyrS gene encoding tyrosine--tRNA ligase gives rise to the protein MKSVEEQLALIQRGADEILVEAELIEKLKRGQPLRIKAGFDPTAPDLHLGHTVLINKLRQFQELGHQVIFLIGDFTGMIGDPSGKSVTRPPLTREQVLENAETYKAQVFKILDPAKTEVAFNSTWMDQLSPADFIRLASQYTVARMLERDDFSKRYASNQSIAIHEFLYPLVQGYDSVALRADVELGGTDQKFNLLMGRELQRAYDQEPQCILTMPLLEGLDGVKKMSKSLGNYIGIQEAPGVMYSKLVSIPDTLMWRYFELLSFRSMEEIEDFKKDVDSGANPRDIKIKLAEEIVARFHGEEAAASAHKSAGNRLKDGELPADLPEVEVAAAEDLPIGAVLNKAGLVKNSAVARDLLSSSGVRVDGEVVDRSFVFKIGAVHVVQAGKKAFARVSLVAE